The Coffea eugenioides isolate CCC68of chromosome 8, Ceug_1.0, whole genome shotgun sequence genome has a segment encoding these proteins:
- the LOC113779629 gene encoding abscisic acid receptor PYL8-like → MFSIMSGEKGTGMEDEHIRRHHMHEVKANQCSSSLVKHIKAPVHLVWSLVRRFDQPQRYKPFVSRCVVQGDLEIGSVREVNVKSGLPATTSTERLEFLDDEEHIFSMRIVGGDHRLKNYMSTVTVHPEVIDGRPGTLVIESFVVDVPEGNTKDETCFFVEALIKCNLKSLADVSERLAVQDRVEPLNRD, encoded by the exons ATGTTCAGCATAATGAGTGGCGAAAAAGGAACTGGAATGGAAGATGAGCACATCAGAAGGCATCACATGCATGAGGTCAAAGCCAACCAATGCTCGTCGTCTCTTGTTAAACATATTAAAGCCCCAGTTCACCTT GTGTGGTCTCTAGTAAGGAGGTTTGATCAACCGCAAAGGTACAAGCCCTTTGTGAGCAGGTGCGTGGTGCAGGGTGATCTTGAGATCGGGAGTGTAAGAGAAGTTAATGTCAAGTCTGGACTTCCAGCTACCACTAGCACTGAAAGATTAGAGTTTCTGGATGATGAGGAGCACATCTTTAGCATGCGGATTGTAGGTGGAGATCACAGGCTAAAG AACTACATGTCAACCGTCACTGTTCATCCAGAGGTTATTGATGGGAGGCCAGGGACATTGGTTATTGAATCATTTGTGGTGGACGTGCCAGAGGGAAATACCAAGGATGAAACATGTTTTTTTGTTGAGGCTCTAATAAAGTGTAACCTCAAGTCACTTGCTGATGTCTCAGAGCGCCTAGCTGTGCAGGATAGAGTTGAGCCACTTAACAGAGATTGA
- the LOC113779628 gene encoding DNA primase small subunit gives MAGEGAENGRDDMIIDGSGADQQRQNNLIFDGVNVNYLKLYYGKLFPHADVFKWMSYGNDGKHPGCDHSYFGRREFSFTLDNDIYLRFQSFSGLSEMENSIREKCPFKIDIGPVYSVDPARRHAYAQGSDNVFTPVERELIFDIDMSDYDDVRYCCSGADVCLDCWPLMTVAIKVLDSALRDDFGFNHILWVYSGRRGVHCWVCDGKARRLNNEQRAAIADYFRVYKGNENSHKMVSLLGQALHPFLVRAHNEVLKIFFEEKLLSTQNLLLDEDRYEKILGMIPDESITSELRGKWADNRRSKEDINVVRWQQLKHMLQSGKQKLHLRRCVEEIVFSFTYPRLDMEVSRHMNHLLKAPFCVHPKTGRVCIPIDPNCCEDFDPTAVPTLSKILEELNTEGSRKEGDNEWDRTSLGDSVRYFRSSFLQPLLKSCKEEIESSYSAKLQESKNSLNW, from the exons ATGGCTGGAGAGGGAGCTGAAAATGGAAGAGACGATATGATTATTGATGGATCAGGAGCTGATCAGCAGAGGCAGAATAATTTAATCTTTGATGGAGTCAACGTGAATTACCTCAAACTTTATTACG GGAAGCTTTTTCCTCATGCTGATGTGTTTAAATGGATGTCGTATGGGAACG ATGGGAAGCATCCCGGGTGCGACCATTCATACTTCGGGCGCAGAGAATTCTCCTTCACCTTGGATAATGACATATATTTGCGGTTTCAGTCTTTCAGTGGCTTGTCTGAAATGGAAAATTCTATAAGGGAAAAATGTCCCTTTAAAATTGATATTGGCCCTGTTTACAGTGTGGAT CCTGCAAGGAGGCATGCCTATGCACAAGGGAGTGATAATGTCTTCACTCCAGTCGAGAGGGAGCTCATTTTTGATATA GATATGTCTGACTATGATGACGTAAGATATTGCTGCTCAGGGGCCGATGTCTGTTTGGATTGCTGGCCATTGATGACAGTTGCTATTAAAGTTCTTGATTCTGCCCTTAGAG ATGACTTTGGATTTAATCACATCCTCTGGGTGTACAGTGGTCGACGTGGTGTGCATTGTTGGGTGTGCGATGGAAAAGCTAGGAG GTTGAATAATGAACAGAGGGCAGCTATTGCAGATTACTTTCGTGTGTATAAG GGTAATGAGAATAGTCATAAAATGGTTTCTCTATTAGGTCAAGCACTTCATCCCTTCCTTGT GAGAGCACACAATGAAgttctgaaaattttcttcGAGGAAAAATTGCTTTCCACTCAAAATCTATTATTAGATGAGGACCGATACGAGAAGATTCTAGGAATGATTCCTGATGAAT CCATTACTTCAGAGCTTCGTGGAAAGTGGGCTGACAATAGGCGCTCAAAAGAAGATATTAATGTTGTCCGCTGGCAGCAACTGAAGCACATGCTGCAATCAGGGAAACAAAAG TTGCATCTTCGTCGGTGTGTGGAAGAGatagttttttcttttacatATCCAAGGCTTGACATGGAG GTTTCAAGACACATGAACCATTTGCTAAAGGCACCCTTCTGTGTACACCCAAAAACAG GCCGTGTGTGCATTCCTATTGATCCAAACTGCTGTGAAGATTTTGACCCTACTGCAGTACCGACACTTTCCAAG ATCCTTGAAGAACTTAATACGGAAGGTTCAAGAAAGGAAGGTGACAATG AATGGGATAGAAC